From the genome of Cloacibacillus sp. An23:
GGGCAGGGTCAGAGTCGAGTGGAGTGCTATCATCATCGCGACGACGAGTAGCATCGCCGTGCAGAGCGCGATGTCGGCGGCTATGCCGAGGAAGCCGTAGTAGACTATCATGAATATGACGACGAGAGCGGCTCCGATGAGGCCGGACTTGACGCCGTCGTGAACGGAGTCGGCTCCGAGCGACGGACCGACGGACCTGTTCTCAAGAATTTCGACCGACACGGGGAGAGCTCCTGCGCGAAGCATGATCGCGAGGCGGTTCGCCTCTTCTGTAGTAAACGAACCCGTTATCTGCGCCTCGCCGCCCGAGATGCGCTGCTGTACGACAGGGGCGGAGATAACCGTGCCGTCGAGCACTATCGCTATCTGTTTGTTGATGTTCGCCGCGGTAGCCTCGTCGAAGAGCTTCGCTCCTTCCGCGTTGAAGGTGAGCGAGACGGCGGCCTTTCCAAACTGATCGAAGGTCGTCTCCGCTTTCGTCAGATCTCCGCCGCTGACATACTGCTTGCCAAGCAGGTAAGCTCCGCCGTCTTCGTTCGTGGCGACCGTCATTTCCGCATTGTCCTTTACGGCGGCCTTCATCTGCTCTATGTAAAGGCCGACTTCGTCCTTAGCCCTCTGCCAGCGCTCCTGCGCGGCTTTGAACTGTTCGTCGCTGTCGTAGTTGGAGCGTACCGGCTGCGCAGGTACGCGCGGCGATTCGCCGAGCACCTGGCGGAACTGGAGGACCGCGGTGCGTCCTATAAGATCGAGAGCCGCCTCCGGGTCGTCGACTCCGGGAAGGCCGATGGCGACGCGGTCGTCGCCCTCGCGCTGTATGATGGGCTCGACTATACCGTACTGGTCTATCCTGGAACGAAGCACGACCAGAAGCCGGTCAATGCTGTCCGGCGTAAGAGGGCTTTCCGGAGTTCCCTTGGCCTGCAGCACGATGTGCACGCCGCCGCTCAGGTCTAGTCCCATACGCATCTTCCCCTTTATAGGGAAGGCGACCACGGCGGCTATGACGATAACGGCGACGACGACGATCAGCCGCCATTTGTCTCTTTTCAGCATCTATATGCGCCTCCTCACAAAGAAAACGGAGTGGACTACCTCACAGCCGTCCTCTCCGTAAAATGTCACAAGTCTTTCTTTCGGACGTTAAAGCTTTGTATTCTGCCCGTCTTGTTATTTCTCGAAGCCGGCGCCTACCTGACGGGGCTTCTCTTCCTGGACAGGAGCCTCGGCGGGCTGGGCCTCGGCCGGCTGTGCTTCGGCGGTTTCGGGGAGAGCCTCTTCCTGCTTTGTTTCCGCCTCCTGCGCCGGCTGTTCGTTCTTTTTGGACTTCTTTTTCTTGGGCTGCTGCGGCGCGGGGCTGCTTTCGCCCTTCTTCATAGATATTGAACTTTTGAGGATGCGGGCCTTGACTCCTTCGTCAAGCTCGATCAGATAGCTGTCGTCGAGTATCTCACGGACCACGCCGAAAAACCCTCCGGCTGTGATCACCGTGTCGCCCCTGCTGATGCTGGCGAGCATCT
Proteins encoded in this window:
- the secD gene encoding protein translocase subunit SecD; translation: MLKRDKWRLIVVVAVIVIAAVVAFPIKGKMRMGLDLSGGVHIVLQAKGTPESPLTPDSIDRLLVVLRSRIDQYGIVEPIIQREGDDRVAIGLPGVDDPEAALDLIGRTAVLQFRQVLGESPRVPAQPVRSNYDSDEQFKAAQERWQRAKDEVGLYIEQMKAAVKDNAEMTVATNEDGGAYLLGKQYVSGGDLTKAETTFDQFGKAAVSLTFNAEGAKLFDEATAANINKQIAIVLDGTVISAPVVQQRISGGEAQITGSFTTEEANRLAIMLRAGALPVSVEILENRSVGPSLGADSVHDGVKSGLIGAALVVIFMIVYYGFLGIAADIALCTAMLLVVAMMIALHSTLTLPGIGGMVLTIGMAVDGNILIYERMKEELRAGKTTMAALDAGFRKALVVILDSNITTLIAAAILFYFGSGPIRGFAVTLSIGIVASVFCNVVVTRTLLGIALSARKKQTI
- the yajC gene encoding preprotein translocase subunit YajC; protein product: MQQQGGLMGMMLPLAMFAAIFYFMIIRPQKKKQRAHEEMLASISRGDTVITAGGFFGVVREILDDSYLIELDEGVKARILKSSISMKKGESSPAPQQPKKKKSKKNEQPAQEAETKQEEALPETAEAQPAEAQPAEAPVQEEKPRQVGAGFEK